One window from the genome of Hyphomonas neptunium ATCC 15444 encodes:
- a CDS encoding OmpA family protein gives MKHTLKKSAGLAALSLSLSIGACSSVPDPSPRLLAAEASLQQAKADPATMETGRSAVEKADTALAEARDYYMRGKTDEYIHTVRMGEGYVMLAETRGLQREANTQIESLNTQRAEVVSQARMREVASAEAATTVAENRADRSDAVAAGAVADSAASETARLAAEARAAALTAELADYEQTKTDLGVTLILRDLQFASGSALLTSGAQGRLAPLASYLSKQPESRIQIAGHTDSQGAEAYNQDLSARRAASVGTYLASTGVDSGRINTIGLGESTPLSSNDTAAGRAINRRVEITILD, from the coding sequence ATGAAACATACTCTTAAAAAGTCTGCCGGTCTCGCTGCGCTCTCCCTGTCACTATCGATTGGCGCCTGTTCGTCCGTACCCGACCCGAGCCCTAGACTGCTCGCCGCCGAAGCGTCGCTTCAACAAGCCAAGGCTGATCCTGCCACGATGGAAACCGGTCGCTCAGCCGTGGAGAAAGCCGATACGGCTCTCGCCGAAGCGCGCGATTATTACATGCGCGGCAAAACGGATGAATACATCCATACCGTCCGCATGGGAGAAGGCTATGTGATGCTCGCTGAAACGCGCGGCTTGCAACGTGAAGCCAACACGCAGATTGAAAGTCTGAACACTCAGCGCGCAGAAGTGGTCTCACAAGCCAGAATGCGTGAAGTGGCGTCTGCTGAGGCCGCCACTACTGTCGCAGAAAACCGCGCCGATCGCTCGGACGCTGTAGCAGCGGGCGCAGTCGCCGACAGCGCCGCCTCTGAAACGGCCCGTTTGGCCGCAGAAGCCCGCGCGGCGGCCCTTACGGCCGAACTTGCAGACTATGAGCAAACGAAAACAGATCTTGGCGTTACGCTGATCCTGCGGGATCTGCAATTTGCATCGGGGTCTGCGCTCCTGACAAGCGGCGCACAGGGACGGCTTGCGCCACTTGCTTCGTACCTGTCGAAGCAGCCGGAATCCCGTATCCAGATTGCGGGACACACCGACTCGCAAGGCGCGGAAGCCTATAATCAGGATCTCTCGGCACGGCGGGCAGCATCGGTTGGGACTTACCTCGCTTCAACCGGCGTAGATAGCGGGCGCATCAACACTATCGGCCTTGGTGAGAGCACACCGCTGTCTTCAAACGACACTGCTGCCGGCCGGGCGATCAACCGGCGCGTCGAGATCACCATCCTCGACTAG
- a CDS encoding alkaline phosphatase D family protein gives MFSRRSFIVLAGAAAAASQQRSRAQTGARFFSLGIASGSPGPDSVILWTRLAPDPLNGGGMTPGRADVRVRVARDPAMRNVIRDDMVATTGAKAHSVHYKVEGLEPGREYWYQFSYDGEDTVIGRTRTTNPKDAEARIALAYCQSYEGGFYAAYRDMAEWLPDLVIHTGDYIYEGGIGKLGATMRDVGGGERRLFETVRLHNSSEIVSLFDYRNRYALYKSDPDLQAAHAAAPWIVAMDDHEIDNNWAGDLPQDPDKQTALEFKVRKLAAFQAYYEHMPIEAPPVISGVQSGLQMYGLYRLGPAQVHLLDTRQFRTNQPCGDGRKVSCEEALDPAQTMLGGDQEKWLFRELTRSNAPFNLIATQVWFTPYRYNAPPEAPQMNFDSWDGYPLARQRLSDVLAQGVRNPVFLTGDWHTAMASTVYQTPLDTRSKRIGHELVGASISSGCPWARDMEIMRDANPHVAHLNGNKRGYLRVTVKKDDCIGDFRVVEDVGRANSAVTSELEIHTKDI, from the coding sequence ATGTTCTCTCGCAGATCATTTATCGTACTCGCCGGCGCCGCTGCCGCGGCCTCGCAGCAGCGTAGCCGGGCACAAACCGGCGCACGCTTTTTCTCTCTCGGCATTGCTTCTGGTTCCCCTGGTCCAGATAGTGTCATCCTCTGGACACGCCTCGCGCCTGATCCGCTGAACGGCGGCGGCATGACGCCCGGACGCGCAGATGTGCGGGTGCGCGTGGCGCGCGATCCGGCGATGCGGAATGTCATCCGTGACGATATGGTCGCGACGACCGGTGCGAAAGCCCATTCGGTGCATTACAAGGTTGAGGGCCTCGAGCCTGGCCGCGAGTACTGGTACCAGTTCAGCTATGACGGTGAGGATACCGTTATAGGGCGCACACGAACGACAAATCCGAAAGATGCCGAAGCGAGGATCGCGCTGGCCTATTGTCAGAGTTATGAGGGCGGGTTCTATGCCGCCTATCGCGATATGGCCGAGTGGTTGCCCGATCTCGTAATTCATACTGGTGACTACATTTATGAAGGCGGCATTGGAAAGCTCGGCGCGACGATGCGCGATGTGGGCGGAGGTGAGCGCCGGCTGTTTGAGACCGTGCGCCTTCACAACAGCTCTGAGATCGTCAGCCTGTTCGATTACCGCAACCGGTACGCGCTCTATAAATCCGATCCCGATCTGCAGGCAGCCCATGCGGCGGCGCCCTGGATCGTCGCAATGGACGATCATGAGATCGATAATAACTGGGCCGGAGACCTGCCTCAGGACCCCGACAAGCAGACGGCACTCGAATTCAAGGTCCGCAAGCTTGCCGCTTTTCAGGCATATTACGAGCACATGCCTATTGAAGCGCCCCCGGTCATCAGTGGGGTTCAGTCTGGTTTGCAGATGTATGGGCTCTACCGGCTCGGACCTGCGCAGGTGCATCTTCTGGACACCCGTCAGTTCCGCACAAACCAGCCCTGTGGTGATGGCCGAAAGGTGTCTTGCGAGGAGGCCCTTGATCCTGCCCAGACGATGCTCGGCGGTGATCAGGAGAAGTGGCTATTTCGGGAGCTGACGCGCTCGAACGCGCCGTTCAACCTGATTGCCACGCAGGTCTGGTTCACGCCCTATCGCTACAATGCGCCGCCTGAAGCGCCGCAGATGAATTTCGACAGCTGGGATGGGTACCCGCTGGCGCGGCAACGCTTGTCCGATGTTCTCGCGCAAGGCGTCAGGAACCCTGTTTTCCTGACCGGTGACTGGCATACGGCAATGGCATCAACGGTTTATCAGACCCCCCTGGACACGCGTTCAAAACGGATCGGACACGAACTTGTCGGCGCTTCGATTTCGTCTGGCTGTCCCTGGGCAAGAGATATGGAAATCATGCGGGATGCCAATCCGCATGTCGCTCATCTCAACGGCAACAAGCGAGGCTATCTCCGGGTTACGGTAAAAAAAGACGACTGTATCGGAGACTTCCGGGTGGTCGAGGACGTCGGGCGTGCAAACTCGGCTGTCACAAGCGAGTTGGAAATCCATACAAAGGACATCTGA
- a CDS encoding TonB-dependent receptor plug domain-containing protein, translating to MTVIYDLRKKLLWSVGAVLVSASFAAPVMAQTEAAEEDEARLSTVLVEGRRVDEATPLAIDMVQFGNQVQLIDAEKIETGGFTNFGEAAAGLIRGANIGYSPDEGEFTIRIDGGTDRDTLLLVDGVPYFDRSSPSEDLWPATAIDPRMIDSVEVYRGGQSLYFGSNGGLGVVSVKTKEPDGTKKGQIGVYGGSFKTREIYGNVSMPIDAEGKHSFLVYGRSYHSDAHELFDVSAFGDNVLALGGFQPYPYDFNSLGAKYLWQIDATSELRLGASFSTIDFHDSFPNSTVFAQNFTEFPIYTANYEKSFSDNFRIEVDSHWQKPQLKNHEVLARVCRTPRLQDLPENVRALASEQGITDFASAAQFEAFAATVPNLSAGCVTNPYGTTGGAATSAQNGWMVNQDPNSPYFGQAYGTVQNPFPIGAPIGYMVETTTSFGDNTPVKGFGSTDNRRSGYIDYGINARGTYRLNDLVEVVGGLQYTAYEDASDDSFGVKDTKVTTTGVYGDLRLSLPVLEGLNGSFAIRQDFNDGFDDQMIYKVGLRQNLPAGFYARASGGTSYSAPKIDEIGAYGANQNLNPGLEPQSVEALNAGFGMDGTFGDATFNIELGYFQTDIENLFGTRSVESVCLQYEGNPFDLDIINRNRENIVPPDAFCSTAASSGLDGAEVVAVNTRAIQEIEGFTVDLAFDYGAFSGDLSYTMMDSLEPNPVFGLPARLDGTTTDLDFVTPGAAGSDEKRQSGERPEWTLSALLTYKPTEQWIFALNPRLQGAEWAHAPTTAARLVDADGNRVVDDVNFGDYFVLNGSIQYFFGEDRQHRILIRGVNLLDEGYYERYSGGASLTLDRAVVRGEIGVNDSAYYRQYGWNGKPRSAWVQYEYRF from the coding sequence GTGACGGTGATATACGATCTGAGAAAGAAACTGTTGTGGAGTGTCGGGGCCGTATTGGTTTCGGCCAGTTTTGCTGCGCCTGTCATGGCGCAGACCGAGGCTGCAGAAGAAGATGAAGCCCGCCTCAGCACGGTGCTGGTCGAGGGCCGCCGCGTGGACGAAGCGACGCCCCTGGCGATTGATATGGTTCAGTTCGGCAATCAGGTTCAGTTGATTGATGCTGAAAAAATCGAAACCGGCGGGTTTACAAATTTCGGCGAGGCCGCAGCCGGTCTGATCCGCGGTGCCAACATCGGTTACTCGCCTGATGAAGGCGAATTCACGATCCGCATTGACGGCGGAACTGACCGGGACACGCTGTTGCTGGTCGACGGCGTTCCCTACTTTGACCGGTCCAGCCCGTCAGAAGATCTTTGGCCAGCCACGGCCATTGATCCGCGCATGATTGATAGTGTCGAAGTCTATCGCGGCGGCCAATCGTTGTACTTTGGATCAAACGGTGGGTTGGGTGTCGTCAGTGTAAAGACAAAAGAACCGGATGGCACCAAAAAGGGTCAAATCGGTGTCTATGGCGGTTCGTTCAAGACGCGCGAGATTTATGGCAACGTGTCTATGCCGATTGATGCGGAAGGAAAGCATAGCTTCCTCGTCTATGGCCGCTCCTATCATTCCGATGCACATGAACTCTTCGATGTTTCTGCTTTCGGGGACAACGTCCTCGCGCTTGGCGGATTTCAGCCATATCCCTATGACTTCAACAGCCTGGGCGCTAAATACCTCTGGCAAATTGATGCAACTTCGGAGCTCCGCCTCGGAGCGAGCTTCTCGACCATCGATTTCCATGACTCCTTCCCAAACTCGACAGTATTTGCGCAGAACTTCACGGAGTTCCCGATCTATACCGCAAACTACGAGAAGTCGTTCTCGGACAATTTCCGGATCGAAGTTGACTCCCACTGGCAGAAGCCTCAGCTGAAAAATCACGAAGTTTTGGCTCGCGTCTGCCGCACGCCCCGTCTTCAGGACTTGCCGGAAAATGTGCGTGCGCTTGCTTCCGAACAGGGGATTACCGATTTCGCTTCCGCAGCCCAATTCGAGGCATTTGCGGCGACTGTGCCAAATCTTTCGGCTGGATGTGTCACAAATCCTTATGGCACGACGGGCGGAGCGGCGACCAGCGCGCAGAATGGTTGGATGGTGAACCAAGACCCCAACAGCCCCTATTTCGGGCAAGCGTATGGAACAGTTCAAAATCCGTTCCCGATCGGCGCGCCTATCGGATACATGGTTGAGACGACGACGTCTTTTGGAGACAATACTCCGGTCAAGGGCTTTGGATCTACGGACAATCGCCGGTCAGGCTATATTGATTACGGCATCAATGCCCGCGGCACCTATCGGCTCAATGACCTGGTCGAAGTTGTTGGTGGCCTTCAGTACACAGCCTATGAAGATGCCTCCGATGACTCTTTCGGGGTCAAGGATACCAAGGTCACCACGACCGGCGTCTATGGCGATCTGCGTCTCAGCCTCCCGGTTCTGGAGGGGCTCAACGGTTCTTTCGCAATCCGTCAGGATTTCAATGACGGCTTCGATGACCAAATGATCTACAAGGTCGGCCTTCGCCAGAATCTTCCGGCCGGATTTTACGCGCGCGCCAGTGGCGGTACATCCTACTCCGCTCCCAAGATTGACGAGATAGGCGCCTATGGGGCCAATCAAAATCTCAATCCTGGGCTTGAGCCGCAGTCAGTCGAAGCCCTCAATGCCGGCTTCGGGATGGACGGCACATTCGGTGATGCGACATTCAACATCGAGCTGGGCTACTTTCAGACAGATATTGAAAATCTCTTCGGCACACGGTCGGTAGAGTCAGTCTGCCTTCAATACGAAGGAAACCCATTCGATCTCGACATCATCAATCGCAACCGCGAGAACATTGTTCCTCCCGATGCGTTCTGCTCCACAGCCGCAAGCAGCGGGCTCGATGGCGCAGAAGTTGTCGCGGTCAACACGCGCGCGATCCAGGAAATTGAGGGGTTCACGGTCGATCTGGCATTCGATTATGGCGCATTCTCCGGGGACCTTTCCTATACCATGATGGACTCTCTTGAGCCCAATCCGGTGTTCGGCCTTCCTGCGCGCCTTGATGGCACAACGACGGATCTCGATTTCGTTACACCGGGTGCTGCGGGATCAGATGAAAAGCGCCAATCTGGCGAACGTCCAGAATGGACACTATCAGCGCTGCTGACCTACAAGCCGACCGAGCAATGGATATTTGCGCTCAACCCGCGCCTTCAGGGTGCGGAGTGGGCTCACGCTCCAACGACAGCGGCTCGCCTGGTTGACGCGGATGGCAACCGCGTAGTCGACGATGTAAATTTTGGCGATTACTTCGTGCTCAATGGCTCCATTCAGTATTTCTTCGGCGAGGACCGTCAACACCGCATTCTGATCCGCGGCGTGAATCTGCTCGATGAAGGTTACTATGAGCGATACTCTGGCGGTGCTTCCTTGACGCTCGACAGAGCCGTTGTGCGCGGCGAGATCGGCGTCAACGACAGTGCATATTATCGCCAATACGGCTGGAACGGAAAACCCCGCTCGGCCTGGGTGCAGTATGAGTACCGCTTCTGA
- a CDS encoding HAD-IIA family hydrolase, protein MKNVIPLEGTRIRESVSIIRSAGGFIVDWDGCCAIDNVLVPEAAEFLRAVQPRLVILSNNSTNTMEDIHAILKQSGIALKPDRVLLAGVSAIRHAAAKGWKRAMILGSPAMKAYALRCGLEVVREEAQVVIVMRDTRLTYAALERAANCLAGGASVILANPDGSHRGANARIRPETGAIFAALSAAVDLSETSVETIGKPSPALFTEACRILGTQPARTIMLGDNPATDIDGARKLGMPALLVTPSPAAFFQSLLETLRNA, encoded by the coding sequence ATGAAGAATGTGATCCCGCTTGAAGGCACCCGAATTCGCGAGTCAGTATCCATCATCAGATCGGCCGGCGGCTTTATCGTCGACTGGGATGGATGCTGCGCCATAGACAATGTTCTTGTTCCGGAAGCGGCGGAGTTCCTTCGCGCTGTTCAACCGAGGCTCGTCATACTCTCCAATAATTCCACGAACACTATGGAGGATATTCACGCGATTCTGAAACAGTCAGGCATCGCTCTCAAGCCCGACCGTGTCCTGCTTGCCGGCGTCTCCGCCATTCGGCATGCAGCAGCAAAGGGATGGAAGCGCGCCATGATACTTGGCAGTCCTGCAATGAAGGCCTATGCGTTGCGATGCGGTCTGGAAGTGGTTCGGGAAGAGGCGCAGGTTGTTATCGTCATGCGCGACACACGCCTTACCTACGCCGCGCTGGAGCGGGCCGCCAATTGCCTTGCCGGTGGCGCGAGCGTCATCCTCGCCAATCCCGATGGTTCGCATCGCGGCGCAAATGCCCGTATACGGCCGGAAACCGGCGCGATCTTCGCCGCACTGAGCGCAGCCGTCGATCTGTCAGAAACTTCAGTTGAAACAATCGGCAAGCCATCTCCTGCCCTGTTTACGGAAGCCTGCCGAATCCTGGGCACCCAACCTGCCAGGACAATCATGCTGGGGGACAATCCCGCAACGGATATTGATGGCGCGCGCAAGCTTGGCATGCCGGCATTACTGGTGACGCCGTCGCCGGCAGCCTTCTTCCAATCGCTCTTGGAAACCCTTAGAAACGCTTGA